The genomic segment AATTTTTATCAGTCGTAACAGGTTCTTAAAAGTTAAGGTCTTAATCAAGAAACTCGAAATATAATAATTCTCCTTTTGTCACATTAGAGTTATCGGCATTCAAAAGTCTTGTATATTGATTGTTCTGCGTTGAAAAGACTGCGATTTGTTATTTACTAAGCTATTTAGTTGTTTTGTCCGCCTCAAGGGAATTCATTACGCTTGTGACCGTGGTTTTGTAATTCATATGGAGCATAGAGGGACATGGTAGAATCGGTGGTTATTGCGAACTGACGATGATTTAATCTTAATCAGTACAATTTGTTATCATAATCATAATATTGGAAAGTAGATGACGAATAATTTAGTGAAGCTTGTAAACGAATTAAAAACTGATATTTTCAAGTGAGTTTGTATCTTGCGATTTTACTCCACTCAATTTGCGTATTTAATTTTCTTTTGTATCGTCTTCCTTTTCTAAGCGTTTAACAATTATCTCCAAAAACTTATTGAGTTTCTCAATATCAGTACTCTGCGAGTTATTCTGTACTTGATCATTTTTTAATTCGTCAATTTGATTCTGTAATTTATCAAGTTCTTGTTGCTGTTGGATGTCAGAAATCCTACTTTCTTCGATTGAAATAGCGGCCCCTAGGGTTTGTAGGGCATCCCCTAAGGTAGAAATTGCTGAACCCCATAATGAAATTTTAGCACCAGTATCCGTTGAACTATCGTTATTTTGTAATCCCGTATTGAATACTGAGTCGCTTCTTCTCAAAGTTATCACTCCTTGACCATATTAACTAACGTATTATTTCATTCTATTAGATACTATATGTTCATCCAATAGAACGGGGAACTTACTGTAAACTATCCTATGTTTAGTTTACTCGAGGTTGTTAAATGCAAGATTTAAGACTTATGTTGAAACAAAACAAGCAGCCCTGTAAACTCACAGGGCTGCTTGTTTTGTTTCAATTGTATTAGCGTACGCCTTTCATAAATCGTTGGATAACCGGCGACATTGCGAATAAGAGGAAACTTAATAGAATCGCTGTTCCACCGATGATTCCAAAATACATCATTTCAGTTTCAGGTTTATATAATTTAACGATCTGTGCGTTAAGCGCTTGTGCAGCAGCATTCGATAGGAACCACAGACTCATCGTCTGCGCAGAGAACGCTACCGGCGCCAGTTTAGTCGTAGCTGACAATCCTACCGGAGATAAGCACAGTTCCCCTAAGACGACGACAAAGATGCTTAGGATGAGCCATAGTGGGTTCACGAGAGCATCTGTCCCACCTAAATAGCCGGGCACTAAAATAATGATGAATGATAAACCGGCAAACAGAAGACCTAACGAGAACTTCTGCGGAATATTCGGTTGCCGATCACCAAGTTTCATCCATAGCCATGCAAAGACAGGAGCCATTGTAATGATAAACAATGGGTTAAATGATTGGAAAAAGGCTGGTGAAATTTGATAGCCAAAAATATTAAGGTTTGTTCGTGTATCTGCATAAACTGCAAGAATTGTTGAACCTTGCTCGGCAATTGCCCAAAATACGACAGCTGATAAGAAGAGCGGGATGAACGCAATTATTCGGGACCGTTCCACATCATTTGTTTTTGGACTCCTATACATAACAATAAAATAAACCGTTGGGATAAGGAAGCCGAGAATACCGACAATTATAATGAATGATTCAAAAGTCAGCCAACCTCGAGGGATGGCAATTGCAACAAGAATCCCAATCACTACAGCCGCAATTGCGAAAATTGAGAATACTTTTCTTTTCTCGGACGGTTGTAATGGATTCGCTACTTGTGTACCCGCTAAGCCGAGACTTTTCTTTTTTGTCAAAACGAACATTAATAAACCGAAAAACATTCCAATAGCAGCAACACCGAATCCTAGATGGAAACTTGTTTTCATTAAACTACCAACGATAAGTGGTGAGATGAATGCACCTAAGTTAATACCCATATAGAAGATGCTGAATCCTGAATCACGACGGTTGTCGTTTTCAGGGTAAATATCACCAACTACACTGGAGACGTTTGGTTTTAGTAACCCTGTACCAATTACGATAAGAATCATCGAAACGAAGAACAGTGAAATGTTACCGGGAATTGCAAGCGCGATATGACCAAGCATAATGAATATTCCACCATAAAAAATTGCTTTTGAGGTACCGAATACCCGGTCAGCTAACCAGCCGCCAATAATACCTGACATGTAGACCAGCGAACCATAGATTGACACGATGGACAAGGCGATAGTTTTATCTAATCCAAGTCCGCCATTTGATACTTCGTAGTACATATAGTACACGAGTATTGCTCTCATACCATAATACGAGAACCGTTCCCAGAATTCCGTGAAGAATAATGTGAACAAACCTTTCGGGTGCCCGAAGAAGCCTTTTTGCGGAACACTCTCCACGATCTGTTTCTTAGTTAGCTGTGACATGATGATGCCTCCTTCATATTTCACTATAATACAATTAAACGTTTTCAATTGTCAAAAATAATTATTGGAAACGCTGTTATTTCAATTAACGTTTATATTACAACGTTTCGATATAGTGATAATTTTCTAAATCTAATAAATAGATATTTTATGATAATAAATTAATTATATAGTAAAAGTCTGGGAGATTAATACACATGTATCCATGTCACTTTTCATAGAGTGTAGGAGATGTAGATGCTAAATTCGATGAATATCCTTAAAAGGTGCAGCTCAAAGTGTGCAATGCACGTCAGTTGTCATAGTATTCATGCACTCTATTTCGCGGCAAAGGCTGATTGTTAGTTCATTACATAACCATTGGCTCTATATGCAACCAACAATTCTGTACATTCACATCCAATCCGTTGAACCTCCACTGGATTTCACATGTAAATTTACGTATTCATTTACTTTATTGAGCAGTTATCCGATTGTAGACTAATTATTCGAGGAGGAGAAACGTTGGAAATCTATGATGTCGTTTTAATTCCGCTTATCATCGGAATCGTGGAATTATTGAAGATGTATGGGATGCCAAGGCGGCTACTGCCGTTCATATCACTACTCTTCGGTGTTGTAGGGGGCATTATTTATATTTATCCTGA from the Sporosarcina psychrophila genome contains:
- a CDS encoding peptide MFS transporter — its product is MSQLTKKQIVESVPQKGFFGHPKGLFTLFFTEFWERFSYYGMRAILVYYMYYEVSNGGLGLDKTIALSIVSIYGSLVYMSGIIGGWLADRVFGTSKAIFYGGIFIMLGHIALAIPGNISLFFVSMILIVIGTGLLKPNVSSVVGDIYPENDNRRDSGFSIFYMGINLGAFISPLIVGSLMKTSFHLGFGVAAIGMFFGLLMFVLTKKKSLGLAGTQVANPLQPSEKRKVFSIFAIAAVVIGILVAIAIPRGWLTFESFIIIVGILGFLIPTVYFIVMYRSPKTNDVERSRIIAFIPLFLSAVVFWAIAEQGSTILAVYADTRTNLNIFGYQISPAFFQSFNPLFIITMAPVFAWLWMKLGDRQPNIPQKFSLGLLFAGLSFIIILVPGYLGGTDALVNPLWLILSIFVVVLGELCLSPVGLSATTKLAPVAFSAQTMSLWFLSNAAAQALNAQIVKLYKPETEMMYFGIIGGTAILLSFLLFAMSPVIQRFMKGVR